The following coding sequences are from one Candidatus Nitrosopumilus sp. SW window:
- the hisI gene encoding phosphoribosyl-AMP cyclohydrolase, with amino-acid sequence MNKTIDEIDFEKSGGLVPVIVQDANTKEVLTLAYSNKESLELAKKTGKSWFYSRSRNKLWMKGEESGNIQEIKEILVDCDSDAIIYLVEPSGPACHTGERVCFHHSLEK; translated from the coding sequence ATGAATAAAACAATTGATGAAATTGATTTTGAAAAAAGTGGTGGTCTTGTGCCTGTTATAGTACAAGATGCAAATACTAAAGAGGTCCTTACTCTTGCTTATTCAAATAAAGAATCATTAGAACTTGCAAAAAAAACTGGTAAATCTTGGTTTTACAGTCGTTCTAGAAATAAACTTTGGATGAAAGGAGAGGAATCAGGTAATATTCAAGAGATTAAAGAAATTTTGGTTGATTGTGATTCTGATGCAATAATTTATCTTGTTGAACCTTCAGGTCCTGCATGTCATACTGGTGAAAGAGTTTGTTTTCATCATTCACTTGAAAAATGA
- a CDS encoding ThiF family adenylyltransferase translates to MANITFTIPSVLNQSGGEKKTDITADSLQDAFTKISELMGDDFKRRVLESDGTPRSLINIYINGKNAKFSSGMKTSLKDGDEVYILPAVAGGSEELSTKELDKFSRQVMLEEIGYGGQLKLKNAKVCVVGTGGLGHPIISRLATMGVGNLRIIDRDVIELSNLHRQIMFDEDDVGQVKVEVAAKKLQKLNPDCNIEALAVSINDYTALEVVEGCDVVIDALDSVNARYALNKACVKYNIPFVTGAAVGTSGQAFTVLPKKSACYFCMFPELNEDTMPTCSIEGVHPPILSIIGAIEVAEAVKIILGKKPNLSERILHVDLENLDFNSTRTFRADECPICGTGKLEVVQKEELILEELCGRNRGKRTYSITPTDTFDLDVDEVTSIAKQKGFIVDNQGDLGLSLRTNDLSVSFMMKGSAVVVGPKDENDAISLYKSLLGKEIKA, encoded by the coding sequence ATGGCAAATATCACATTTACAATTCCTTCAGTATTAAATCAAAGCGGTGGAGAAAAAAAAACAGATATCACTGCTGATTCTCTACAGGATGCATTTACTAAAATCTCCGAATTAATGGGTGATGATTTTAAGAGACGAGTCTTAGAATCTGACGGTACTCCACGTTCTCTAATTAACATCTACATTAATGGTAAAAATGCAAAATTTTCTTCTGGTATGAAAACTTCCCTTAAAGATGGTGATGAAGTTTACATTTTACCTGCAGTGGCTGGAGGTTCTGAAGAACTTTCTACAAAAGAACTTGATAAATTTTCTCGACAAGTTATGCTTGAAGAAATTGGTTATGGAGGACAATTAAAATTAAAAAATGCAAAAGTTTGTGTAGTTGGAACTGGTGGTTTAGGACACCCAATAATTTCTAGATTGGCAACAATGGGGGTTGGAAATTTACGAATTATTGATAGGGATGTGATTGAATTATCAAACTTACATAGACAAATAATGTTTGATGAAGATGATGTTGGTCAAGTAAAAGTAGAAGTTGCCGCAAAAAAACTACAAAAATTAAATCCAGATTGTAACATTGAAGCTTTAGCTGTTTCAATAAATGATTATACTGCATTAGAAGTTGTTGAAGGATGTGATGTTGTAATTGATGCACTTGATAGTGTTAATGCGAGATATGCATTAAACAAAGCATGTGTAAAATATAATATTCCATTTGTTACAGGTGCTGCAGTAGGAACCTCTGGACAAGCTTTTACTGTCTTGCCAAAAAAATCTGCATGTTATTTTTGTATGTTTCCTGAATTAAATGAGGATACCATGCCAACATGTAGTATTGAAGGTGTTCATCCTCCTATACTTTCTATTATCGGTGCAATTGAAGTTGCAGAAGCTGTAAAAATAATTCTTGGAAAAAAACCAAATCTCTCTGAAAGAATTTTACATGTTGATTTAGAAAATCTTGATTTTAACAGTACTAGAACATTTAGAGCTGATGAGTGTCCAATCTGTGGAACGGGAAAACTTGAAGTTGTACAAAAAGAAGAACTAATTTTAGAAGAATTGTGTGGGCGAAACAGAGGAAAGAGAACTTACTCAATAACTCCAACTGATACTTTTGATCTTGATGTTGATGAAGTTACTAGCATTGCAAAACAAAAAGGGTTCATAGTTGATAATCAAGGAGATTTAGGGTTGTCCCTGAGAACTAATGATTTGTCTGTAAGCTTTATGATGAAAGGTTCTGCAGTTGTAGTTGGACCAAAAGATGAGAATGATGCAATTTCACTATACAAAAGTCTCTTAGGCAAAGAGATCAAAGCCTAA
- a CDS encoding HAD-IA family hydrolase, with the protein MNNQKFDSIIFDCDGVLVDITQSYDKTIDKTCKYVLKEFAGIDSIVIDHKIIDGFKASGGFNDEVDLAYASVLSLYAANKLNKEPSEFIYDVISNVDKTGIRSVQSYLESLCDISEFLSKLGSLNDRHNNPVYSIFDQLFFGPELYEKLFEKQSKFSEDGMISNDKVILSVSLLKTLQKEFGEKLAVVTGRGIESIRYSLKDMLNYFDTKSSAFLEDEPRELAKPNPATLIRAIQSMKSKNCLYVGDSMEDYMMAKDATQAGYPTKFCAIVGTSTSPKDRRKLFADSGVEMILESINDIPKVLNLV; encoded by the coding sequence TTGAATAATCAAAAGTTTGATTCTATAATATTTGATTGTGATGGAGTACTAGTAGATATTACACAATCTTATGACAAAACAATTGATAAGACATGTAAGTATGTACTCAAAGAATTTGCAGGAATTGATTCTATCGTAATTGATCACAAGATTATTGATGGATTTAAGGCATCAGGTGGATTCAATGATGAAGTTGATTTGGCATATGCTTCAGTGTTATCCTTGTATGCGGCAAACAAACTAAACAAAGAACCCTCAGAGTTTATCTATGATGTAATTTCAAATGTAGATAAAACTGGAATACGCTCTGTTCAATCATATCTTGAATCTCTTTGTGATATTTCTGAATTTTTATCTAAATTAGGTTCATTAAATGATCGACACAATAATCCTGTTTATTCTATATTTGATCAACTGTTTTTTGGACCAGAATTATATGAGAAATTATTTGAAAAACAATCAAAGTTTTCTGAAGACGGAATGATTTCAAATGACAAAGTGATTTTATCTGTATCCTTATTGAAAACTTTACAAAAAGAATTTGGAGAAAAACTTGCAGTTGTAACCGGTAGGGGAATTGAATCCATTCGTTATTCACTAAAAGACATGCTCAATTACTTTGACACAAAAAGCTCTGCATTTTTAGAAGATGAACCTAGAGAACTAGCAAAACCAAATCCTGCTACATTAATTCGTGCCATACAATCAATGAAATCAAAAAATTGTCTGTATGTGGGTGACTCTATGGAGGATTACATGATGGCAAAAGATGCAACACAAGCAGGGTATCCAACAAAATTTTGTGCAATTGTAGGCACAAGCACAAGTCCTAAAGATAGACGTAAACTATTTGCTGATTCAGGCGTAGAGATGATTCTTGAATCAATAAATGATATTCCGAAGGTATTAAATTTAGTTTGA
- the hisH gene encoding imidazole glycerol phosphate synthase subunit HisH produces MTKIAIFDYGAGNIFSLRNALEKQGATVEVQTQVDKLKGYDGIFLPGVGNFDPAIQSINRDSGNFLDIVGDTPVFGICLGMEMFFDKSQEGKEKGLGVIGGDVIVLPNTLKVPHMGWNALEIKQENKILEGVKNGSWVYFVHSYRANPTASDVIVAESDYDVKVPAIVQKDNFFGTQFHPEKSGDVGGLMLKNFLRECSK; encoded by the coding sequence ATGACAAAGATTGCAATATTTGATTACGGAGCTGGAAATATTTTCAGTCTCAGAAATGCATTAGAAAAACAAGGGGCAACAGTAGAAGTACAAACCCAAGTTGATAAGTTAAAAGGATATGATGGAATTTTTCTACCTGGTGTTGGAAATTTTGATCCTGCTATACAAAGTATCAATCGTGATTCAGGAAACTTTCTTGATATTGTAGGTGATACTCCAGTCTTTGGAATCTGTTTAGGCATGGAGATGTTTTTTGATAAGAGTCAAGAAGGAAAAGAAAAAGGCCTTGGAGTAATTGGTGGTGATGTTATCGTTTTACCTAATACCCTAAAGGTTCCTCACATGGGATGGAACGCACTTGAAATAAAACAAGAAAACAAAATTCTTGAAGGTGTAAAAAACGGTTCGTGGGTATACTTTGTGCATTCGTATAGGGCAAATCCTACAGCATCTGATGTTATAGTTGCAGAATCTGATTATGATGTTAAAGTTCCAGCTATAGTTCAAAAGGATAATTTTTTTGGAACTCAATTTCATCCAGAAAAATCAGGTGATGTTGGTGGGTTAATGTTGAAGAATTTCCTGAGAGAGTGCTCAAAATGA
- a CDS encoding imidazoleglycerol-phosphate dehydratase, giving the protein MKKRSSKIKRETKETDVSVAVNIDGTGKTSVSTGVNFVDHLITAFGKHAMLDLAVKAKSKDNIVHHLIEDTAITIGNAMDKALGNRVGVTRFSYASVPMDESLAEASVDLVKRPFYKLTLSIKRTKIEDVSKEDLEHFFQSLLQNLNSCIHLTVKYGDNDHHKVEAAMKSLAVAFRIACSKDSKQKGIPSTKGAM; this is encoded by the coding sequence ATGAAAAAACGCTCTAGCAAAATCAAACGTGAAACAAAAGAAACTGATGTTTCAGTAGCAGTCAACATTGATGGCACTGGAAAAACTAGTGTATCAACTGGCGTAAATTTTGTTGATCACTTGATTACTGCATTTGGAAAACATGCAATGTTAGACTTGGCTGTAAAAGCAAAATCAAAAGATAACATCGTACACCACTTGATTGAAGATACTGCAATTACAATTGGAAATGCTATGGACAAAGCATTAGGAAATAGAGTTGGTGTTACTAGATTTAGCTATGCATCTGTTCCAATGGATGAATCATTAGCAGAAGCATCAGTAGACTTGGTAAAAAGACCCTTTTACAAGTTGACTTTATCTATAAAGAGAACAAAGATTGAGGATGTGTCAAAGGAAGATCTTGAACACTTTTTCCAATCTTTATTGCAGAATCTAAACAGCTGTATTCACCTTACTGTAAAGTATGGAGACAATGATCACCACAAAGTTGAGGCTGCAATGAAATCTCTAGCAGTAGCATTTAGAATTGCATGTTCAAAAGATTCAAAACAAAAAGGAATTCCTAGTACAAAAGGCGCAATGTAA
- the hisF gene encoding imidazole glycerol phosphate synthase subunit HisF yields the protein MLTKRIIPCLDVDNGRVVKGLNFESIKDAGDPVELAAKYSKDGADELVFLDITASQEKRKTIKELVSNVAKVIDIPFTVGGGVNSMDDARNILLSGADKVGVNTGAVKNPQLLTELMTLFGKQCVVIAIDAKRNYSEDSAKTMFEENGKKFWFEVFIYGGKQGTGLDAIEWAKKATELGAGEVLLTSIDKDGTKDGYDVLLTKKIVDTVSVPVIASGGCGKPEDMYEIFEKSDVDAALAASIFHYENQSVNQVKEILRDKNISVRL from the coding sequence TTGTTAACTAAACGAATTATTCCCTGCCTTGATGTAGATAATGGTCGAGTTGTAAAAGGACTTAATTTTGAATCCATTAAGGATGCAGGGGATCCTGTTGAACTTGCTGCTAAATATAGTAAAGATGGAGCCGATGAATTAGTATTTTTAGATATTACTGCATCTCAAGAAAAAAGAAAAACAATCAAAGAACTTGTATCTAATGTAGCCAAAGTAATTGATATTCCATTTACTGTGGGTGGTGGAGTGAATAGTATGGATGATGCACGAAATATCTTACTCAGTGGTGCAGACAAAGTGGGAGTAAACACCGGAGCTGTAAAGAATCCTCAACTGTTAACTGAACTTATGACTCTATTTGGAAAACAATGTGTCGTAATAGCTATAGATGCAAAACGAAATTATTCTGAGGATTCTGCCAAAACAATGTTTGAAGAAAACGGAAAAAAATTTTGGTTTGAAGTTTTCATTTATGGTGGTAAACAAGGAACTGGACTGGATGCAATTGAATGGGCAAAAAAGGCAACAGAACTTGGTGCTGGAGAAGTACTGCTAACTAGCATAGATAAAGATGGAACTAAAGATGGATATGACGTTCTACTTACTAAAAAAATAGTAGATACTGTTTCTGTGCCTGTCATTGCTTCTGGTGGCTGTGGAAAACCTGAAGATATGTATGAAATTTTTGAAAAATCCGATGTTGATGCTGCTCTGGCAGCTTCAATTTTTCACTATGAGAATCAGTCAGTAAATCAAGTCAAAGAAATTCTTCGAGACAAAAATATCTCTGTACGATTATAA
- a CDS encoding threonine synthase gives MARTSLQCRECKKQYETAFKYVCDDCFGPLDVKYDFPQVSKDTFSNREQTYWRYFELLPIEDKSNIVSIDAGMTPLTKAENLGKKLGLNNLYIKNDSVNPTFSFKDRPAGVAISKAKEFGLSAVGCASTGNLASATAAHAAKGGFPCHVFAPSNIEMAKITQALSYGANYVAVDGTYDDANRIAAQIGDSKGIGIVNINMRSHYVEGSKTLAYEVAEQLDWSVPDQLIVPVGSGAMLNAICKGFEELQSISLLNDVSNMHMIAAQPHGCAPIVDAFKKNSKEVIPVENPDTVAKSLAIGDPGDGRYVLKRLEQYNGFAEECDNKEILDAILLLAKTEGIFTEPAGGVSVSVLQKMVEQGKIDKNDKVVCYVTGNGLKATESIMEVLQKPKVLKADISEVSAVVN, from the coding sequence TTGGCTAGAACATCATTACAATGTAGAGAATGTAAAAAACAGTATGAAACTGCATTCAAGTATGTCTGTGATGACTGTTTTGGTCCTCTAGATGTAAAATATGATTTTCCCCAAGTCTCAAAAGACACATTTTCTAATCGTGAACAAACGTATTGGCGATATTTTGAATTACTTCCAATAGAGGACAAATCAAACATTGTAAGTATTGATGCCGGTATGACCCCTCTTACAAAAGCTGAAAACCTTGGTAAAAAATTAGGCCTAAATAATTTGTATATAAAAAATGATTCAGTAAATCCAACATTTTCATTCAAAGATAGACCTGCTGGTGTTGCAATTTCAAAAGCAAAGGAATTTGGATTATCTGCTGTTGGTTGTGCATCTACTGGGAATTTGGCATCTGCAACTGCAGCACATGCTGCAAAAGGTGGATTTCCATGTCATGTGTTTGCACCAAGTAATATTGAGATGGCAAAGATTACCCAGGCACTATCTTATGGTGCAAATTATGTTGCAGTTGATGGAACATATGATGATGCAAATAGAATTGCAGCTCAAATTGGAGATTCTAAAGGAATTGGAATTGTAAATATTAACATGCGTTCACATTATGTTGAAGGTTCTAAAACTTTAGCATATGAAGTTGCAGAACAACTAGATTGGAGTGTACCTGATCAGTTAATTGTTCCAGTTGGAAGTGGTGCAATGCTTAATGCAATTTGTAAGGGGTTTGAAGAACTACAAAGTATTTCATTGCTTAATGATGTATCAAATATGCATATGATTGCTGCACAACCACACGGATGTGCCCCAATTGTTGATGCATTTAAGAAAAATTCAAAAGAAGTAATACCTGTTGAGAATCCTGATACTGTTGCAAAAAGTCTAGCAATAGGTGATCCTGGTGATGGAAGATATGTTCTCAAAAGATTAGAACAATACAATGGATTTGCAGAAGAATGCGATAACAAAGAAATTTTGGATGCAATACTCCTTTTGGCAAAAACCGAAGGAATTTTTACAGAACCTGCTGGAGGGGTTTCAGTTTCTGTATTGCAAAAGATGGTTGAACAAGGTAAGATTGACAAAAATGATAAGGTTGTATGTTATGTCACTGGAAACGGTTTGAAAGCAACTGAATCTATCATGGAAGTTTTACAAAAACCAAAAGTCCTCAAAGCAGACATTTCAGAAGTATCGGCGGTAGTCAACTAA
- the hisD gene encoding histidinol dehydrogenase: protein MKIISINNTEQFLKKIATKNSSKNQKIVESILKNVKNNGDAAVKKYEKKFGANISSLRVSQRDIASAYSKVSKEDIYAIKLAKSRLSKAELAVRRQFKDIVIKSNGTKISKSFVPIDSVGCYVPGGAARYPSSAIMSVTPAKIAGVKRIVVVSPPNSSGNIDPLTIVASDICGATEIYKTGGAQSIAALAYGTRSIKKVDKIVGPGGAFVTLAKYLVSNLVSIDMMAGPTELGVVIDSATDADLVALDLISQAEHSADTFCYALTPSNSIAKKIQLSVNSKLKDIQRANIVKSSLESNGFIGVCKTSGIIDIVNNLAPEHLEIISKNTKKWSKIKNPGLILSGKNSPSSASDYLLGSNHILPTNGFGKTRGSLSVLDFVKLLTKIETSRKDLQKISKSMKNLTLAEGLPNHYEAVRGRLK from the coding sequence ATGAAAATCATTTCAATAAATAACACTGAGCAATTTCTAAAGAAAATAGCCACAAAAAACTCTTCAAAAAACCAGAAAATTGTAGAATCTATTCTCAAGAATGTAAAAAATAATGGTGATGCTGCGGTAAAAAAATATGAAAAAAAGTTCGGCGCAAATATTTCATCATTAAGAGTATCACAACGTGATATTGCTAGTGCATACTCTAAAGTTTCAAAAGAAGACATCTATGCAATTAAACTTGCAAAATCAAGATTATCAAAAGCCGAACTTGCAGTACGACGTCAATTCAAAGATATAGTTATAAAATCAAATGGAACTAAAATTTCAAAATCTTTTGTTCCCATAGACAGTGTAGGATGTTACGTACCTGGTGGTGCAGCAAGATATCCAAGTTCTGCTATAATGTCTGTAACTCCTGCTAAAATTGCAGGAGTTAAACGAATTGTGGTAGTTTCCCCACCGAATTCTTCAGGAAATATTGATCCATTAACAATTGTAGCATCTGATATTTGTGGTGCAACTGAAATTTACAAAACTGGTGGTGCGCAATCAATTGCAGCACTAGCATATGGTACTCGTTCTATCAAAAAGGTAGACAAAATAGTTGGACCTGGTGGTGCTTTTGTTACTTTGGCAAAATATCTAGTCAGTAATCTTGTATCTATTGATATGATGGCAGGACCAACTGAATTAGGTGTTGTAATTGATTCAGCAACAGATGCTGATCTTGTAGCATTAGATCTTATTTCACAAGCAGAGCACTCTGCTGACACATTCTGTTATGCTCTAACTCCATCAAATTCAATTGCAAAAAAAATACAATTGAGTGTAAACTCTAAACTAAAAGATATTCAACGTGCAAATATTGTAAAATCTAGTCTTGAATCAAATGGATTCATTGGTGTTTGTAAGACATCTGGAATCATTGATATTGTTAACAATTTAGCTCCTGAACACTTGGAGATTATCAGCAAAAATACAAAAAAATGGAGCAAAATCAAGAATCCAGGTTTGATTTTATCAGGAAAAAACAGTCCTTCTTCGGCTAGTGACTATTTGTTAGGCTCAAATCATATTTTACCTACAAATGGATTTGGAAAAACTAGAGGATCTTTGTCCGTATTGGACTTTGTCAAGCTTCTAACTAAAATAGAAACTAGCAGAAAAGATTTACAGAAAATATCAAAATCTATGAAGAATCTAACTTTAGCAGAAGGATTGCCAAATCACTATGAAGCAGTACGGGGTAGATTAAAATGA
- the hisC gene encoding histidinol-phosphate transaminase has protein sequence MKNTWYTKKLDDYAKLGGYKKPEKFDDVLKLDSNENFVINKKFQQDVISYAKSNSDVREYPLGGVEKLVSKLSKYLKVPENMIGVGNGSDQILDLFLANFASKKTKILTSDPTFGFFEERCKLYSIPCTKIPFSSDMKLDIGKFDTNLKKCQILYLDSPNNPTGFQFSKTQLESLIKKFDGLIIIDEAYGEFGDSSTVSLTKKYENLIVVKTFSKAFGLAGLRLGYFIANKKIVEVFNQVLQYPYPLNTLAIEAGIASLDKVDQMKEASEIIKSERKKIIENLSKYDAFTVFDSKANFVLFDAKGADKRVFSALVEQGISIRKLGKIGSHPGCLRVTVGTKEMNSKFLLAIRDLLG, from the coding sequence ATGAAAAACACGTGGTATACAAAAAAATTAGATGACTATGCAAAACTAGGTGGCTATAAAAAACCTGAAAAGTTTGATGATGTTTTAAAATTGGATTCTAATGAGAATTTTGTAATAAATAAAAAATTTCAACAAGATGTCATTTCTTATGCTAAATCCAATTCTGATGTTAGAGAATATCCTTTGGGTGGAGTTGAAAAACTAGTCTCAAAACTATCAAAATATCTTAAAGTTCCTGAAAATATGATTGGTGTTGGAAATGGCTCTGATCAAATTTTGGATTTGTTTTTAGCAAATTTTGCATCAAAGAAGACTAAAATTTTGACATCGGATCCAACATTTGGGTTCTTTGAGGAAAGATGTAAATTATATTCAATACCGTGCACCAAAATTCCTTTTTCATCTGATATGAAATTAGATATTGGAAAATTTGATACTAATCTAAAAAAATGTCAAATACTCTATTTGGATTCACCAAACAATCCAACTGGATTTCAATTCTCAAAAACACAACTAGAATCTTTAATCAAAAAATTTGATGGATTAATAATCATTGATGAGGCTTATGGAGAATTTGGTGATTCATCAACTGTTTCATTAACAAAAAAATATGAAAATCTAATTGTTGTCAAAACATTTTCTAAGGCTTTTGGTCTTGCAGGTCTTCGTTTAGGATACTTTATTGCAAATAAGAAAATAGTTGAGGTATTCAATCAGGTTTTACAATATCCATACCCACTCAATACTCTTGCAATTGAGGCTGGAATTGCTTCTCTAGATAAGGTAGACCAAATGAAAGAAGCCTCTGAAATTATCAAATCTGAACGAAAGAAAATCATTGAGAATTTGAGCAAATATGATGCCTTTACCGTCTTTGATTCCAAGGCAAATTTTGTACTATTTGATGCTAAGGGCGCAGACAAACGCGTATTTTCTGCACTAGTTGAGCAAGGAATCTCTATACGCAAACTTGGTAAGATTGGTTCTCACCCAGGATGTCTACGTGTTACTGTTGGAACCAAAGAAATGAATTCTAAATTCCTTTTAGCAATACGTGATCTATTGGGATAA
- the hisA gene encoding 1-(5-phosphoribosyl)-5-[(5-phosphoribosylamino)methylideneamino]imidazole-4-carboxamide isomerase: MKIIPAIDLMGGQVVRLYKGDPKQKTVYSNDPLSIAKKWQKAGADMLHVVDLDATIGTGSNLDLIEQITKELSIPVEVAGGLRNEEIIDRAISFSNRVVIGTLAFKDKELLQRIAKKYDFSKIVISVDHIDGFIVTHGWQESTKISLIDAINEFVDMGFTEFLLTNVSKDGTLEGPDLEYLEKACSIQNTNVIASGGISNIDDVSDVKTKNAFAVILGKALYENKISIEEAKQLVN; this comes from the coding sequence ATGAAAATAATTCCTGCAATTGACTTGATGGGTGGGCAAGTAGTTCGACTATACAAAGGAGATCCAAAACAAAAAACCGTGTACAGTAATGATCCTCTATCTATTGCCAAAAAATGGCAAAAAGCAGGTGCTGATATGCTACATGTTGTTGATTTGGATGCTACAATTGGTACTGGTAGTAACTTAGACTTGATTGAACAAATTACTAAAGAATTGTCTATTCCTGTAGAAGTAGCTGGTGGTTTACGAAATGAAGAAATCATTGATAGGGCAATTTCTTTTTCAAATAGAGTTGTGATTGGTACTTTGGCATTCAAAGACAAAGAATTGTTACAACGTATTGCCAAAAAATATGACTTTTCAAAAATTGTTATTTCAGTAGATCACATAGATGGGTTCATTGTCACACATGGCTGGCAAGAGAGTACAAAAATCTCCTTGATTGATGCAATAAATGAATTTGTAGATATGGGATTCACTGAATTTTTACTTACCAATGTGAGTAAAGACGGAACACTGGAAGGACCTGATTTGGAATATTTAGAAAAAGCATGTAGTATACAAAATACAAACGTTATTGCAAGCGGTGGTATATCAAATATTGACGATGTATCTGATGTGAAAACAAAAAATGCTTTTGCAGTAATTTTAGGTAAAGCATTGTATGAAAACAAAATTTCAATTGAGGAGGCAAAACAACTTGTTAACTAA
- a CDS encoding methyl-accepting chemotaxis protein, whose translation MKFNILFLIFSILLIFQIPYSYADLDLSTNSKVYAPSHNLQVYGKGLPEENLILRLFAPDETIAKFDQLTTNSDGSFNYSLLTWPQPSTNFPFGTYTVEVISTEQNGISKKIDVKFSETTDLLDVPVERIVNTLVFAPETAAINQPIRVFVQTTSDGLLIGNEPKKLLGTTHVHLPSGISVTLTNSFKTLHQGLYYVDYTPIEEGTHVFHVVAFTQGTTSHGSAATNVLSQDLGGISEQIIRLNTILDDTSKELNVLKSEIEGFDNTLETASNKIDESTGTISTSVEFISEASSQLNSLLFPIIASIGIIVALQIAILARRR comes from the coding sequence ATGAAATTTAATATTTTATTTCTGATTTTTTCTATATTGTTAATATTTCAAATTCCATATTCTTATGCAGATCTTGATTTATCTACAAATAGTAAAGTGTATGCACCATCCCATAATCTTCAAGTTTATGGTAAAGGTTTACCTGAAGAAAATTTAATTCTGAGACTATTTGCCCCCGATGAAACAATTGCAAAGTTTGATCAACTTACCACTAATTCTGACGGTTCATTTAACTATTCTTTGTTAACATGGCCCCAACCATCAACAAACTTCCCTTTTGGTACATATACTGTTGAAGTAATAAGTACTGAACAAAATGGAATCTCTAAAAAAATAGATGTAAAATTTTCAGAAACTACTGATTTGCTTGATGTTCCAGTTGAAAGAATTGTTAATACGCTAGTATTTGCACCTGAGACTGCAGCAATCAATCAACCAATTAGAGTATTTGTTCAAACAACAAGTGATGGATTACTTATAGGAAATGAACCAAAAAAATTGCTTGGAACTACACATGTTCATCTTCCCTCAGGAATTTCTGTGACTTTAACTAATTCTTTCAAAACACTTCATCAAGGATTATACTATGTTGATTATACTCCGATTGAAGAAGGAACTCATGTCTTTCACGTAGTAGCCTTTACTCAAGGAACAACATCTCATGGTTCTGCTGCAACAAATGTTCTAAGTCAAGATTTAGGTGGAATCTCTGAACAAATAATTCGCTTGAACACAATTTTAGATGATACTTCCAAAGAACTAAATGTTTTAAAATCTGAAATTGAAGGATTTGATAATACGTTAGAAACTGCAAGTAATAAAATTGATGAAAGCACGGGCACCATTTCTACTTCTGTGGAATTTATCAGCGAAGCGTCATCTCAACTAAACTCATTACTCTTCCCAATCATTGCATCTATTGGAATTATAGTTGCATTACAGATTGCAATTTTGGCACGAAGAAGATAG